A segment of the Raphanus sativus cultivar WK10039 unplaced genomic scaffold, ASM80110v3 Scaffold0337, whole genome shotgun sequence genome:
GAAGCCACATACGTTTCCTTTGCGTGACTTAGTAGCCAAGGGACTCGCTAAGTATGATGGCGAGAAATGGGCGAAACACAGAAAAATCATCAATCCGGCATTCCACCTTGAGAAAATCAAGGTATAGTATAGGCTTCTTACAATCATAATCTGAGGTCAACTTTAGAGTactttatgtatatgtatatgttaatGAATTAATTCAATCGGTAGTTAAGAAATAGTACTGTATATAAGGTACAAGTAAATTTACTTATAGTCACTTGTTTTTAAATTAGAAGTCTATGATAAGACCGACTATAACTTGGTATCAGAACCACTCAAAGTTCGTGAGAAAATTATAATGATTGAAACAAGTTTCACATTAGTAgttggaaaaacaaaatttttttgagcaacaacgattgtattatatataaggTAATAGTAATAGTCAAAAATTCTCAGTCTTTTGTAGTAGAATATTTTGAGATTTATGAAAGTAAGATTGTGTTTcgagaaaaaaaatgttgtgtCCTGTCCAACGTATGCCTTCTGCTTCTGTGTGTAGAATATGGTACCTGCGTTCCACCAAAGCTGCAGCGAGGTGGTTGGCAAATGGGAAAAGTTAGTCTCGGATAAAGGATCCTCGAGTGAGGTGGACGTATGGCCAGGGCTTCTGAGCATGACTGCAGATGTGATCTCTCGTACTGCTTTTGGCAGCAGCTACAAAGAAGGACAGAGGATATTTGAGCTACAAGCCGAACTAGCACAGCTCATGATACTAACGTTTCTGAAATCTTTCATCCCTGGATATCTGTAATAAAAGAAACCGAAACTTGTCTGCATCTATGAGAATCATGTTGTGCTATATataatctttctttctttttgttgttgtagttaTCTCCCAACAAAAGGTAATAGAAGGATGAAAGCAGCATCCAGAGAAGTCCATGTTATACTGAGAGGGATCATTAACAAAAGGTTAAGTGCTAGAGAAGCTGGAGAAGCACCAAGCGACGATTTGCTAGGTATACTTCTTGAATCGAATCTAGGGCAAGCTAAAGGAAATGAAATGAGCACTGAGGATGTGATGGAAGAGTGCAAGTTGTTCTATTTCGCCGGACAAGAGACAACTTCAGTGCTTCTTGTCTGGACAATGGTTCTGTTAAGCCAACACCAAGACTGGCAAGCTCGTGCACGAAAAGAAGTGAAGCATGTGTTTGGAGACAAAGAACCTGATACAGAAGGTTTGAACCAGCTCAAAGTtgtaagtaaaaaaaacaacttaaaatgACTTCAGTACATTTGTTGTGTTATGATGATTTAACTGAATGCTTCCAACAGATGACAATGATACTATATGAGGTCCTTAGGCTATATCCTCCAGCAGTGCAGCTGACCCGAGCCATTCACAAAGATATGAAGCTAGGCGACCTGACACTGCCAGGGGGCGTTCAGATCAGTCTACCTATTCTGCTAGTCCATCGCGACACACAGCTATGGGGTAAAGATGCATCCGAATTCAAGCCAGAGAGGTTCCAAGATGGTGTCTCAAAGGCAACAAAGGGGCATGTCTCTTTCTTTCCCTTTGGGTGGGGGCCAAGGATCTGCATTGGCCAGAATTTTACTCTGATGGAGACAAAGATGGCTCTGGCTTTGATTCTACAGAGATTCTCCTTTGAGATATATCCTTCCTATGTTCATGCTCCTTACACAGTCTTGACACTGCAGCCACAGTTTGGTGCTCATCTTATCCTACACAAGATATAGTTCCACAACCCCATGTGATGTTTTTAAAAAAGAGTTTTTTATATACGTAAGAGTtccggttttttttttttttttgcaaaattcaACAAAACTCTAAACAAACCAATAATAAAGAGACAAGACAGATGACAAAGAAAGATAAGAGTTCAGATATTAATGGActtcttttaaaaaacttattctTTAATCACAAATTACAACTTCCAGAGAATAAAAAAGCTCTTACAAAACCACTCATacaatatatacacacacaaaaatcaTATCCTGCTTTACGTAAAATCATATCCTGCTTTACTCGCTCAACACTTCTTTACAGTTTAGGCACCGCGTTGATGCAAACAAGCTGGAGGAAGACGGTCTGAAGTACCCGGAGTCACCGGAGGAGGGAAACTTCGAATATGAATGCCTTGAGGATGTAAACGATATTCTATATCAAGCTCTCTACAAGCTTTCCCAACTTCCTCTAGTAATTGACTTCTCCTTATAAACCTCTCTCCCATGTCTTGAAAGTTCATTCTGTGTGTCAACCACACCGCGATCTTCACGCTTTTCAAGTCGTCCATGTTTAGGAACACAATCATAGGTGCAGGATACCAATGATCCTTCTTGATGTCTATATAACtgcatgagaaaaaaaaaagataacaacaTCATTCAAGAATCTTTGCTTCGAAGTCACTTAACCTAGATAAAGATAATGGTAGGTGTTTAAAGTCTAAGGTTCTAAGTGTTTTGGATTTAGTCAGAACCGGCCATGGAtataaccaaatgaaatatTGGCCTTGAGACTTCAAAGTTTTTacgaattatattatataacataGCCTCCTAAATTGttgagaaaatattatttttttactaaaatgtCTATATAGCCTCAAGACCTTAGCATTTTAATTTAACTAACCTGATGATTCTCTGTTTGATAGCAGCTATCTTTTCTGGAGGAGTTGCTATGTGAACAGAGAATTCAATCGCATCTCCCATATCAGGACTTCGGAAGTAGTTAGCTATAGGTTTTGTACCAAGAACACTATTCGGGTATATGATCTTTTGATTATCATATCGCAAGAAAACAGTCGTCAATATGTTCATTTCCTCCACAACCAACTGGTAAAAGAAACAACAAGATCAGAACCATGTCAAAATATTGTAATAAGACCAGGAGATTATTATATTAGGAGGGGGAACAAACCTGAACACCGTCGATTTCGCAGCGGTCACCAACATCAAATGGGTGCATAACGAAAAGGAAAATGATGGCTTCAAAGATGGTTTTGCATGAGTTTCCGAATATAAAGGCTACTAGAAGAAGCTGAGAGCTTAAGACTAGCAAGAATTTTGTTGTGGCGATTCCTAGTATAAGAAGCCAAATGATTATGATTATAATGCTAATCAACACATTGATTATACGGTGAAGCCTGTTCACTGCTGTTTTTGTGTCGTTTAAGGTCAAAGCCAGAGCCCTCCTTTCTCTAAATGCCTTAACCTGTGAACAAAAACTCCCATGGTCAAGATAACTCTGTTTTGCATGTGAAATTAATCTTAACATGTATAGAATTTAAGGTTTTGCAACATACCACCCAATTCTTGAGGCAAGACTTGCTGATCCTATTGGTCTCTGAAGCTCCTTCAAAGAGAGCCATGGCTCTTTCAGACTCCTCTTCAGACAGAAACCTCAAGAAGTCATCCAGATGTATATACCTAAAACCCGAAAAAACTCTCAAGATTAAACCATACTAAAATCAAGAACTTGTAGAAATATGATGATCAAGTTCAAGATATATACCTTGAACCAGGCTCAGTGACATTGTGGAAGATCTTCTTAGCTGCAATCTTTGCTTCGCACTCGCTTCTTATCTGTGTAGCGTGCTCACTCTCCTCAACTGTGTCCTGCATATGTTCATCCAAAGTAGAAAGAGCGCCTTTCCGTATTATATTCATCAACTTGGTCATGTTCCAAGCAGACACATTGTCTGTATTCATCCTCTGCAATTGATCAATCCTTATCCCTTCACTATCATCTTCTTTATCAGAACCAATCCGAGACAGTCTCGGACCTTTCCCCGCTTTCATAAAACTCCTAACCGTCGCTTTTAGAGCTGGAGGCAACTTAGCTCCAGCCAGTTTCTCCAAACTCTTAACATCATCCGTTACTTTCTGCTCTTCTTCCTCCATTCTCTGAATCTCCATCAAAGGAGGACCGGAGAGTGTTTCAATCACGTACTGAGTGAACAAAGACTCTTGAATCCGATCAAAGTAAGTGCTCATGTGGAACGATGAAGCAAGAACTTTGACCAGAAGTGTCTTAATCAACCAAATGATCACCGCAACAAGAAGACAGACCAACACTCTTGTCACGTACCTAATGGCAGTGGTCCGAGTCTCTCTTTCAACCTTCTTATCGAACAAGAAGTGCCACGCAAGCAACACTAACCCTAACCACAAGGTGTTCTGAACCGATTTGCGTACTCCGTAGACGAAATACAAAACCCTCTTTCTCAAAACGAAGTTCTTCTCGGCCGAGAAGACGAGTATCCTCACTATCCAGCTCGAGACTAGTCTCCCACAAATCAACACCAAAACCGTCACTTCCCATTTCCACAGATCTAGCTTCCACCATGTCTTGCGCCGCAAGCTATGTACCGTTAAGCTACAGACCAAACTGGTAACTATCAGAACAAGGCTTATCCACTCGAGCAAAACCCAAATGCTGAGTTTGTCTCTTTTGAACACATCAGGTAAGTCCTCGTCTAGAAACGGATCTTCCTCTTCGTCTTCCTCCAAGATCCCGGTCCGAGATGGCGTCCCCGGTTTAGAGTTTTTCCCGAGAAACCCGGATTTCCGACCGGATCTCATCTCTGTTTTGTCGATAGCTGGATGCGTCGGTGTTGGAGGATCCATAAGTCTTGACTTCGTCTGGTTCCTCCTCAGGAACGGTTTGTTGATACTATGCTTCACGACCTCTGCTTCGTCTCTGTTAGCTTTGTAGTGACGACGGCTCTCTTCGTCGCTGCTCTCACCGAGTGAGATTCTGTTCTGTCTCCTTCTAACCGCGTCGGCTTTTCCTTTAGCCGTGTACGGAGAAGACGACTCTGAGATCGCCGGCAACGTGTCTGCGGTGTTAAGGTCGATGTCGAGAGAGATCTCTCCGCAGGAAGCTTTCTGCTTCGACGGAGGATCGGACATATCTTCTGAACGTTCTCTCTGCTGTCTGAAATGGAAACTGTCGCCGCCAACGTCATCGTTCTTACCCTTTTCACCATCCCAAAAGTCGTAGCTCGACTCTCTCCAGAAGTTGCCACCGTCAGCATTGCTGCT
Coding sequences within it:
- the LOC130501936 gene encoding mechanosensitive ion channel protein 5-like; the encoded protein is MALDSTDRRDFVVKINGEESGAVGATGSSSNADGGNFWRESSYDFWDGEKGKNDDVGGDSFHFRQQRERSEDMSDPPSKQKASCGEISLDIDLNTADTLPAISESSSPYTAKGKADAVRRRQNRISLGESSDEESRRHYKANRDEAEVVKHSINKPFLRRNQTKSRLMDPPTPTHPAIDKTEMRSGRKSGFLGKNSKPGTPSRTGILEEDEEEDPFLDEDLPDVFKRDKLSIWVLLEWISLVLIVTSLVCSLTVHSLRRKTWWKLDLWKWEVTVLVLICGRLVSSWIVRILVFSAEKNFVLRKRVLYFVYGVRKSVQNTLWLGLVLLAWHFLFDKKVERETRTTAIRYVTRVLVCLLVAVIIWLIKTLLVKVLASSFHMSTYFDRIQESLFTQYVIETLSGPPLMEIQRMEEEEQKVTDDVKSLEKLAGAKLPPALKATVRSFMKAGKGPRLSRIGSDKEDDSEGIRIDQLQRMNTDNVSAWNMTKLMNIIRKGALSTLDEHMQDTVEESEHATQIRSECEAKIAAKKIFHNVTEPGSRYIHLDDFLRFLSEEESERAMALFEGASETNRISKSCLKNWVVKAFRERRALALTLNDTKTAVNRLHRIINVLISIIIIIIWLLILGIATTKFLLVLSSQLLLVAFIFGNSCKTIFEAIIFLFVMHPFDVGDRCEIDGVQLVVEEMNILTTVFLRYDNQKIIYPNSVLGTKPIANYFRSPDMGDAIEFSVHIATPPEKIAAIKQRIISYIDIKKDHWYPAPMIVFLNMDDLKSVKIAVWLTHRMNFQDMGERFIRRSQLLEEVGKACRELDIEYRLHPQGIHIRSFPPPVTPGTSDRLPPACLHQRGA